The genome window CCTGCGATGATGAGTGTGCCAAGTCCAATGGGCATGCCTGCACCAACACAGCCTCCATCCATGGGAGCGGGAGATATGGTTCCTCCTGTGGATATGGGTGGTCCAACTCCCCCAGCAAATGGAGCTCCACCTGCAATGGGTGCGACAGATCCAATGGCAATGAGCGGCCCGACACCACCACCAGCTGGCATGGCACCGCCTCCTGCGATGGGCGCAACACCAGCACCTACAATTCCAGCTCCTGTAGTAGAGACCGCACCGACTGCTGCACCTGGTCTAGCTCCAGCAGAGATGGGAATGGTGTCTGTTCCTGGCATGGGTGGTGCTGACGATCCATCCGGCATGGGTATGGACGTGGATATGGGGCTTGATATGGGTGCTGAGTAACCCGTTATTTTTAGCTTAATTAAGAAGCCTTGCAGCGTATTTGTTGCAGGGCTTCTTAATTAGTTTTTTTGTATGAAAGAATGGAATTATGAGTAATTTAGTACGTCGCAAAATAAAGGTAGTGGGCTACGATAGATTGTGGCCTAAAGTGTTTTATGCAATTGCAAAAGACTTAAAGACATTATTAAAAGAAGCCATTTACGATGCGCATCATGTTGGGAGTACTGCTGTACCCAATATGTATGCTCGACCGGTCATTGACGTTGTTCTTGCACCGCGTGATTTTGATGTGTTTGAGTTATATAAAAAAAAGATGCTTCAAGCTGGCTATCGATTTGATAATGCTGGCGATCAACACACTAAAAAGGTCTTTATTAAAAAGGGGCCGGGTGGGGTGGTAAGGCAGCACGTAACGGTGTATCGCGATGATGGTGAAATCTGTAGGCATATTAAGTTACGAGATTATCTGATCAATGAGCCTGATCAAGTGCGTCATTTCTCTCGCTTGAAACAGGTTTTAATTGCCGAAGATCCTTATAGTATTAAAAAATATACAGAAAAAAAATCACTTTTTATTGATATGCTTGAAAAGAAAATGGAGGCGGAAAGAATCTTATAACTCAAGCATAAGGATTTAGGTATGAGCAAAAAATTATTTGCGTTCGCCGTGTTGTCAATTTCTTTGTTTACCTCTCAGTGTAAGTCTACAGTTGATCTGAAAAAAGCTCTTGTCAAAAATGAAGACCTATTTGCTCGGTGTATGCCTCACTTGGTTGTTCCTTGTGATGGGTGTACCGTGATGAGTTGTAATGTTGGCCATGATGACTACAACTATGTTCTGCATTCGAGTTTTCAGAGTACGGGTGAGTTGGCTGAGGCAGTAGATGAGGTAGTCACCTTTTTCAAAGATCAGGATGCAGTTTTTTATTGGTGGGTGATGGAAGATGATCAGCCCACTGATATAGAGCAAGTTTTGCTGGATAAAGGTTTTGTTTATGACGAATCGTCTTACGCGATGTTTCTTGATCTGGCAAATTATGAGCCCGCAGAGCATAGTGGGCTTGAAATTTATCGTATTGAAAGTCCGGATTTGTTCAGAGATTTTTGCGATGCGAAATATGAATGTGGGATATCTGAACATGTCTTTTCGCAAGTTTTTCAAAGTGGCGCAATTTTAACCCTGCCCGAGCAGAAAAATATTGAGTGGTATGTTGGATTTGTAGGAGGTGTTCCCGTTACAACTTCCGCACTCGCGTTTGATGGGGATATTGTGGGGGTTTACCATGTGGCAACGCGTCATGGATATCAGCGGCAAGGTCTTGCTACGCAGATGATGCATTTTCTTTGTCAAAAAGCTAAAAGGGATGGGTGTAGTTTTGTTGTGCTTTCATCTACAGGAGGTGCTGCTCGACTATATGAAAAAATAGGATTTGAGCATTTGTTTGAATATAAAGAGTACTGCTTGCTAGAACATTGGGTTGAATGAAATTAGGTATAAATAGATTAAAAGTAGCGTTATTTTATGCGTATGTTACAATACCTGGTCCAAGATATTTAAGTATGTACATTTTAAGAGGCTGCAATGAAGTTAGCACCACACAACTGCCCTGAATACTGTCAGTACTATCAGCTGAAAGTTACGGTTAAAACAACCTGGTTTGTTATGGGTGTGTATCGCAACGAAGACAACATTGCTTTTGAGCGTACCCCAGAAGGACAGAATCAAATTCTTGAGTTTTTTGTTCCCGACGATTGTGAACAGCACTTTGTGGATGTGGCGCAATGCTTGCAAAACAAAGGGTATGTGCTTGAAATCAAAAAAGTTCCTAACCGATTTATCGGATCAGACAATATTTCACTATAAATTTTACTAGCAAGAAGGATATTCATGCAAGGAATTGCTCGCGCTGTTTTTTTAGCATTATTTTCTATCAGTGGTTTTTTTGGCCTATGTGAGGGAGAGCTGTCTGAGCGGTATATGAACTTGGGGCAGATCAAGAGATTAATTGACGAAGATAGGAATGACTTAACTGGTTCCATTCGAAACCCCGTACAGAAAATGATGTTATTAGCGCAGCTGCTTTGGCAGAATCCTACTCAGAGTGAAAGAATAAGAAATTGCGCAGAAGACCTTATTGATTTTGGCTATGAAAGGCCAGTGCTTGTTTGGCTATGTGTGTATGCCTATCAAAATGGTTTAATAGATCATAGCTTTGTACAGAGGGACAATAACGAACAAGCCCTAAGAAGTCTTCTTGAAGATCGTTCGATAGATTCGGTAAGCAGGGTTTGTTTGGAAGCCCTTATCGATAGCACTGATTAAATTATTGATCGAGCTTAAGGTTATTTATAGCTTCAAGTCGTTGTTTAATTTTTTCAGTTTCAAGCATGGCAAACAGGTCGTGCATGCCAACACCTTGAAAGTTTCCGGTTAGCAAATAACGAACACTGCCAAACACATCTTTTATTTTCAGGCCTTGTTGTTTTGCCTGTGTTTTGAGTTCGTCTAAGAAGTGATCAGTGTTTTTAATGTTATCTGCTTGGTTGCTGATGATAGTGAGGATAGTGGTGTATTTTTCACTGCCAAGCCACTCGAGCAGTGCTGTTTTTTCTACAGTTGGATCTGTGAAATAACATGCAAGGAGCGCCTTAGCGTCAAGCAACGTGTTCATTTCACCGCGCACTATTTCAAGAAGTTGTTCAAGTTTGTTTGCGGTAGGCATTGCATTTTGGCCATAAG of Campylobacterota bacterium contains these proteins:
- a CDS encoding GNAT family N-acetyltransferase — protein: MSKKLFAFAVLSISLFTSQCKSTVDLKKALVKNEDLFARCMPHLVVPCDGCTVMSCNVGHDDYNYVLHSSFQSTGELAEAVDEVVTFFKDQDAVFYWWVMEDDQPTDIEQVLLDKGFVYDESSYAMFLDLANYEPAEHSGLEIYRIESPDLFRDFCDAKYECGISEHVFSQVFQSGAILTLPEQKNIEWYVGFVGGVPVTTSALAFDGDIVGVYHVATRHGYQRQGLATQMMHFLCQKAKRDGCSFVVLSSTGGAARLYEKIGFEHLFEYKEYCLLEHWVE
- a CDS encoding GrpB family protein, whose product is MSNLVRRKIKVVGYDRLWPKVFYAIAKDLKTLLKEAIYDAHHVGSTAVPNMYARPVIDVVLAPRDFDVFELYKKKMLQAGYRFDNAGDQHTKKVFIKKGPGGVVRQHVTVYRDDGEICRHIKLRDYLINEPDQVRHFSRLKQVLIAEDPYSIKKYTEKKSLFIDMLEKKMEAERIL